A genomic segment from Deltaproteobacteria bacterium encodes:
- a CDS encoding M48 family metalloprotease, translating into MGRTKSFLFVNICFIIFSCGLAYGSLTIEEEKKLGSEFYDKMEKSNIIYHNLRVDEYITKLGGQIVAKIPYSLFEYRFSVINSPTINAFATPGGYVYVNMGLITLAENESELAGVLAHEIAHVSARHIADIVAKSAKINIATLAAILAGAFLGGGGDMTAAVASFSLATATSLNLKYSREHEEDADRLGLSYLIKAGYDGNAMLDFLKIMRQYEFYSSNVPSYFLTHPGTDERIRYLDALLQSRYAGGSSKSLSGQFKRIQTVLLFEKKDFNENLKFFQSALAKNNDDLDSLYGLAVSQDKLGLTAASLESFQKAIKLAPDDSDILRDFGIVYLKSGNPGEATQYLRKAVELDGNDAIALSYLGKSYEADGNYLAAIPIYRRLAAKNPTDVEVFYSLAFAYGKTNNAGESHYNFGIYFKKKAKLTSALFHFKEALKYFPPNSPQAKDIANQMKPQAPPDIQNELKPPEPGRSPRGVKKYLHYLSVGVTTPSWRNQDKSFPW; encoded by the coding sequence ATGGGGCGAACCAAAAGTTTTCTGTTTGTTAATATTTGTTTCATCATCTTTTCCTGCGGCCTCGCTTATGGGTCCTTGACAATCGAGGAAGAAAAGAAACTGGGGAGTGAATTTTATGATAAAATGGAAAAGAGCAATATCATCTATCACAATTTGCGAGTTGATGAATATATTACCAAATTAGGCGGGCAAATTGTCGCCAAGATTCCCTATTCTCTCTTCGAATATCGTTTTTCCGTCATCAACAGTCCTACTATCAATGCCTTTGCTACCCCGGGTGGGTACGTCTATGTTAACATGGGTCTAATCACCTTGGCGGAAAATGAAAGCGAGCTGGCTGGCGTGCTGGCCCATGAAATAGCCCACGTCAGTGCCAGGCATATTGCTGATATTGTTGCTAAATCTGCTAAAATCAACATTGCCACACTGGCAGCCATCCTGGCCGGAGCTTTTCTGGGTGGTGGTGGCGATATGACTGCTGCCGTGGCCAGTTTTTCTCTGGCTACGGCCACGAGTTTGAATTTAAAATACAGCCGGGAGCATGAAGAAGATGCCGATCGCCTGGGTTTGTCCTATTTGATTAAAGCCGGCTACGACGGCAACGCCATGCTTGATTTCTTGAAAATCATGAGACAATACGAGTTTTATTCCAGCAACGTGCCTTCATATTTCTTAACCCATCCGGGGACAGATGAGAGGATCAGGTATCTCGATGCTTTGTTGCAGAGCCGATACGCCGGCGGTAGTTCAAAAAGCTTGTCCGGCCAGTTTAAACGCATCCAGACGGTTTTGCTGTTTGAGAAAAAAGATTTTAATGAGAATTTAAAATTCTTTCAGTCGGCGTTAGCCAAGAATAATGATGACCTGGATTCCCTTTATGGCTTGGCGGTATCGCAAGACAAGCTGGGTCTTACCGCAGCATCCCTGGAGAGCTTCCAGAAGGCCATAAAGTTGGCGCCTGACGATAGTGATATTTTACGGGATTTCGGCATTGTCTATCTTAAGAGCGGTAATCCCGGTGAAGCCACGCAATACCTCAGGAAGGCGGTGGAACTTGACGGTAATGATGCCATTGCCCTGTCTTACCTTGGTAAGTCGTACGAGGCAGACGGCAATTATCTGGCGGCAATTCCAATTTACAGACGATTGGCAGCGAAAAATCCAACCGATGTAGAGGTCTTTTACAGCCTGGCTTTTGCCTATGGCAAGACGAACAATGCCGGCGAGTCCCATTATAACTTCGGAATTTATTTTAAGAAAAAAGCCAAGTTGACGAGCGCCTTGTTCCACTTCAAGGAGGCCCTCAAGTATTTCCCTCCTAATAGTCCCCAGGCGAAAGACATTGCGAACCAGATGAAGCCGCAGGCCCCCCCGGATATCCAGAATGAATTAAAGCCGCCGGAACCAGGTAGAAGCCCCCGGGGAGTTAAGAAATATCTACATTATCTATCTGTTGGGGTAACAACTCCTTCTTGGCGTAATCAAGATAAATCTTTTCCTTGGTAA
- a CDS encoding Mut7-C RNAse domain-containing protein — translation MRYTELKFIIDHNVGKMAKWLRMAGFDAQLFTGADDAAIIAAALAENRILLTRDRRIMKRRDIVGGRIKAILIESDRFKAQVQQVISTLRLDKSRFRPFTICLECNQRLEERFKEAIKGRVPPYVYQTQEYFAECPACRRLYWQGTHWQAMSREIEGIRNQL, via the coding sequence ATGAGATACACAGAGCTTAAATTTATTATTGACCATAATGTGGGCAAAATGGCGAAGTGGCTGCGCATGGCAGGCTTTGATGCCCAACTATTTACGGGTGCTGACGATGCCGCGATAATTGCCGCTGCCTTGGCCGAAAATCGCATCCTGCTGACCCGCGACCGACGGATTATGAAACGTCGTGATATCGTCGGTGGCCGTATTAAAGCTATCCTCATTGAGAGTGACCGTTTCAAGGCACAGGTGCAGCAGGTCATCAGCACCCTGAGATTGGATAAAAGCCGCTTCCGCCCTTTTACCATTTGCCTCGAATGCAACCAGAGGTTAGAGGAACGATTTAAAGAAGCGATCAAGGGCCGTGTGCCGCCCTATGTGTACCAAACCCAAGAGTATTTTGCCGAATGCCCGGCCTGCCGCCGCCTCTACTGGCAAGGCACCCATTGGCAAGCCATGAGTCGGGAAATAGAAGGGATAAGGAACCAGCTATGA
- the cmk gene encoding (d)CMP kinase produces the protein MMEKKLVVTIDGPGGAGKSTVSKALAAKLGYLYLDTGAYYRAYAYQAKQNGILPENDEQLAQIGRSIKIHTENRGGIFLVFVDGEDVTEKIRTEEISILASTISARPCVRQALLEIQRKVGSPGGIVAEGRDMGTVVFPEADFKFYLDATTSERAQRRYQELFARNADADGNYEKVASALLLRDRQDRERETAPLKPAADAYIIDSTNMTVQDVVDKMAGLILVS, from the coding sequence ATGATGGAGAAAAAGCTGGTAGTCACGATAGACGGCCCTGGTGGGGCAGGGAAAAGCACGGTGAGTAAAGCCTTAGCGGCAAAACTTGGCTATCTATACCTGGACACCGGCGCCTATTACCGAGCTTACGCCTATCAGGCAAAACAAAATGGCATATTACCCGAAAATGATGAACAATTAGCCCAGATAGGCCGAAGCATAAAAATCCACACCGAGAACAGGGGGGGCATTTTTCTTGTCTTTGTGGATGGCGAGGATGTAACGGAAAAAATCCGGACGGAGGAAATCAGCATCCTTGCTTCCACCATATCGGCGCGCCCCTGTGTCAGGCAAGCCCTGCTTGAAATTCAAAGAAAAGTGGGATCCCCAGGAGGAATCGTTGCCGAAGGCCGAGACATGGGAACAGTCGTCTTTCCCGAGGCTGATTTTAAGTTTTACTTAGATGCAACGACTTCGGAACGTGCCCAACGGCGCTATCAGGAGCTTTTTGCCAGGAACGCTGACGCTGATGGGAACTACGAAAAAGTGGCAAGCGCTCTCCTGCTCAGAGACAGGCAGGACAGAGAACGCGAGACAGCGCCGCTTAAACCCGCTGCTGATGCCTATATTATTGATTCCACCAATATGACGGTCCAGGATGTCGTGGATAAAATGGCCGGGTTAATTTTAGTAAGTTAG
- a CDS encoding 30S ribosomal protein S1 translates to MVNDDNHVSEPDADSNFLAKELSNHPSPARDADFCFKDLYEQSLQNVQFGEIVTGKIVQITNDVAMVDVGWKTEGYIPIRELRDENGIVTFSVADNIEVFIDRKDEEGSLVLSRDKAAKIRVWDDIKIACEQNEAIKGLVKERVKGGLSVDVGVPAFLPGSQVDLRPVRDLDKFVGKTMLFHVLKYDRRRSNIVLSRRTILEKEREMEKTNTLENLAEGKIVEGIVKNITDYGIFIDLGGIDGLLHVTDISWGRITRPADHFTKGSKIKVVVLSFDREKERVSLGLKQLADNPWLSIAEKYPIGSIIEGKIVSIADYGAFIEIEPGVEGLIHVSEMFWTREIKHPSKLLSVGNTIKVMVIDINQENKRISLGLKQTTPNPWEAIKEKYPEGTVIRGVIRNITNFGIFVGVEEGIDGLIHVSDISWKQRVTNPAELYVKGQEVEAMVLHVDVENEKFSLGLKQIEPNPWEQLSSKYAPGAIVSGKVTNITDFGMFVEIEDGIEGLVHISELSNKRVKSTTELFSVGDTVTATIKNIDVKNKKIRLSLKDGEAETEGHSANHYINNRESVGSNLGKALADIRIISAEN, encoded by the coding sequence ATGGTCAACGATGATAACCATGTTTCAGAACCGGATGCAGACAGTAATTTCCTGGCAAAGGAACTGTCGAACCATCCCTCACCGGCGAGGGATGCGGATTTTTGTTTTAAAGATCTTTATGAGCAAAGTCTTCAGAATGTGCAGTTTGGCGAAATTGTTACGGGGAAGATCGTGCAAATAACTAATGACGTCGCCATGGTAGATGTGGGCTGGAAAACGGAAGGCTACATCCCGATCAGGGAACTGAGAGATGAAAATGGCATAGTTACTTTTTCAGTCGCTGATAACATCGAGGTTTTTATTGACAGGAAGGACGAAGAAGGCAGCCTCGTTTTATCCAGAGATAAGGCCGCCAAAATAAGGGTATGGGATGATATAAAAATAGCCTGCGAACAAAATGAGGCCATCAAGGGCCTGGTCAAGGAGAGGGTAAAGGGTGGGCTTTCCGTTGACGTCGGCGTGCCCGCGTTTCTACCCGGTTCTCAGGTTGACCTTAGGCCAGTCCGAGACCTGGACAAGTTTGTCGGTAAAACGATGCTTTTTCACGTCCTCAAATACGACCGCAGAAGAAGCAATATTGTCTTATCCAGGCGGACTATCCTGGAAAAAGAACGGGAAATGGAAAAGACGAATACGCTGGAGAACCTCGCGGAAGGCAAGATAGTTGAGGGAATAGTCAAAAATATCACTGATTACGGCATATTTATTGATTTGGGCGGTATTGACGGTTTGCTCCATGTAACAGACATATCGTGGGGAAGAATTACCCGTCCCGCTGATCACTTTACCAAGGGCAGCAAGATCAAGGTCGTTGTGCTTTCCTTCGATCGGGAAAAGGAAAGAGTTTCCTTAGGGCTCAAGCAACTGGCCGACAATCCCTGGCTCTCCATTGCCGAAAAATATCCCATCGGCTCAATTATAGAAGGGAAAATTGTCAGCATTGCCGATTACGGCGCTTTTATCGAGATCGAACCAGGGGTAGAGGGTCTGATCCACGTCTCGGAAATGTTCTGGACCAGAGAGATTAAACATCCTTCCAAACTCTTGTCAGTCGGGAATACTATCAAGGTTATGGTCATTGACATAAATCAGGAGAACAAGCGCATTTCTCTTGGTTTAAAGCAAACAACACCCAATCCATGGGAAGCCATTAAAGAAAAATACCCCGAAGGAACCGTCATAAGAGGCGTCATTAGAAATATTACCAACTTTGGCATCTTTGTGGGCGTTGAGGAAGGCATTGACGGCTTGATACATGTGTCCGATATTTCCTGGAAACAGCGGGTGACTAATCCGGCGGAGCTTTATGTCAAGGGTCAAGAAGTAGAGGCCATGGTGCTCCATGTGGATGTGGAGAATGAAAAATTTTCGCTGGGTTTGAAGCAGATCGAACCAAATCCCTGGGAGCAGCTCAGTTCCAAATATGCTCCGGGCGCCATTGTCTCGGGAAAAGTGACGAATATCACCGATTTCGGTATGTTCGTGGAGATAGAGGATGGCATTGAAGGGTTGGTTCACATTTCTGAGCTTAGTAACAAAAGGGTAAAATCAACGACCGAACTTTTCTCAGTCGGAGATACGGTCACGGCCACGATTAAAAATATTGACGTCAAGAACAAGAAAATCCGGCTGAGTTTAAAGGATGGCGAGGCGGAAACGGAAGGACACTCGGCCAACCACTATATCAACAACCGGGAGAGTGTGGGTTCAAATCTTGGCAAAGCCTTGGCTGATATCAGGATTATAAGCGCCGAGAATTGA
- the sppA gene encoding signal peptide peptidase SppA, with amino-acid sequence MRKHPVIYGFCLIFLLGLGSIILLYGFNALTGDAKLFNSPEKVGIVSIRGVISSSQEAVEQLDEFGKDSNIKAVVVRIDSPGGGVAASQEIYAAVKRIRKNKIVVASLGSVAASGGYMVACAANKIVANPGTVTGSISAIMYFANAEDLLKKIGLKPSVIKSGKYKDIGSPTRGMSDEEKQILQVLVDDIYFQFIDVIAQDRKIPLEEVKKIADGRVFSGRQALQQKLVDFLGDKSFALQLAGKMAGIKGTPDFVYPKKKDVTFWDFILQSTAASFATALKNNVPTMPQGLNLIYEYGL; translated from the coding sequence ATGAGAAAGCATCCCGTCATATATGGTTTCTGCCTGATTTTTCTATTAGGCTTGGGATCCATCATCCTTTTATATGGCTTCAATGCTTTAACGGGCGACGCTAAATTATTTAACAGCCCGGAGAAGGTTGGAATTGTCAGCATCCGCGGCGTCATCTCGAGTTCGCAGGAGGCAGTCGAGCAACTTGATGAATTCGGCAAGGATAGCAACATTAAAGCTGTTGTCGTGCGCATAGATTCCCCCGGCGGTGGCGTCGCCGCCTCTCAGGAAATCTATGCCGCCGTGAAGAGAATACGAAAAAATAAAATAGTTGTCGCCTCTCTCGGCTCCGTTGCCGCTTCCGGAGGGTATATGGTTGCCTGTGCCGCCAATAAAATTGTGGCCAACCCCGGTACGGTTACGGGCAGTATTTCGGCAATTATGTACTTTGCCAACGCTGAAGACCTGCTGAAGAAAATCGGCCTTAAACCCTCCGTCATTAAAAGCGGCAAATACAAGGATATCGGCTCACCGACGAGGGGCATGTCGGACGAAGAAAAACAGATCCTTCAGGTCCTCGTTGATGATATTTATTTTCAATTTATAGATGTTATCGCCCAGGACAGAAAAATTCCCCTGGAAGAGGTGAAGAAAATAGCCGATGGCCGGGTTTTTTCCGGTAGACAAGCTCTCCAGCAAAAACTGGTTGATTTTTTGGGAGACAAGTCATTCGCACTGCAACTGGCAGGGAAAATGGCCGGCATAAAAGGGACTCCCGACTTTGTCTATCCCAAGAAAAAGGATGTAACTTTCTGGGATTTCATCCTGCAGAGTACGGCCGCCTCTTTCGCGACCGCCCTGAAAAACAATGTTCCCACTATGCCCCAAGGGCTTAATTTAATTTATGAATATGGATTATAA
- a CDS encoding enoyl-CoA hydratase/isomerase family protein — MNMDYKTIIVEQRQGYTIITMNRPREMNALSREMRLEIQGCFASLASDREISAVILTGGDYIFSAGMDIKEMMLLTSDAVDDYFKALSEYFKQIYNFNKPVIAAVGGIALGGGFNMATVCDIIIASESAIFSHPELKFGMNPLFAPLKELVGTAKAKEISMFGEPIAAKEALRIGLANKVVSPDKLMTEAIIMAEELSKRSVRALEAVKKISHLSQKMDTASLLDIECGLTAQLFTRTEQREHMTEYLDELKKNKKNRSI, encoded by the coding sequence ATGAATATGGATTATAAGACTATTATTGTAGAGCAACGACAGGGCTATACAATCATAACCATGAATCGCCCCCGCGAAATGAATGCTCTTTCCCGGGAAATGCGTCTGGAGATTCAGGGCTGTTTTGCCTCACTCGCCTCCGATAGGGAGATCTCGGCAGTCATTCTGACGGGAGGAGATTACATCTTTTCGGCCGGCATGGACATCAAAGAAATGATGCTTCTGACCAGCGATGCTGTTGATGACTATTTCAAGGCACTCAGCGAGTACTTTAAACAAATATACAACTTCAATAAACCTGTTATCGCCGCCGTGGGCGGTATAGCGTTAGGCGGCGGCTTTAACATGGCAACTGTCTGCGATATTATTATCGCCTCGGAAAGCGCGATTTTCAGTCACCCCGAACTAAAGTTTGGAATGAATCCTCTCTTCGCACCCTTAAAGGAGCTTGTCGGTACCGCCAAGGCAAAAGAAATCTCCATGTTTGGCGAGCCTATCGCCGCCAAGGAGGCCCTGCGTATCGGCCTGGCTAACAAAGTGGTTTCACCGGACAAATTGATGACCGAGGCCATAATTATGGCAGAAGAACTTTCAAAGAGATCGGTGCGAGCGCTTGAAGCCGTCAAGAAGATTTCCCATCTCAGCCAGAAAATGGATACGGCGTCGCTGTTGGATATTGAATGCGGCTTAACGGCCCAGCTTTTTACCAGAACCGAGCAGCGGGAACATATGACTGAGTACCTGGATGAATTGAAAAAAAATAAGAAGAACAGGTCTATATAA
- a CDS encoding LysM peptidoglycan-binding domain-containing protein — protein sequence MIRRGSFIGLVSPLIFIILLAVFIPGKSAVAAESESQTNDIQSQEKLDSKLAGEQDIMEKALELLNSSHEFWVKGDIEYALEALDQAYAILLDTNGDADIARQKDDLRLLISKKILAIYTSRQSVTTGRRGEIPLVMNTEVEREIHSFQTIERDFFISSYQRAAFFRPVVVTALKKAGLPEELSWLPLVESGFKIRALSRARALGLWQFIPSTGYKYGLNRDDWVDERMDVEKSTQGAIGYLKDLHDMFGDWLTVLAGYNCGEGRVLRIISGQHINYLDRFWDLYNQLPRETARYVPRFLATLHIIKDPKKYGMDLEVIQAEKQPAFVYAKVKTSKVMNLQDIASRLDISEEHLSTLNAELRHKKTPDKDYILKVPPESLEKFVQVIDEIPQAEKPRNTESRRPATIKHKVKAGETIASIANRYRTTSGAIRKQNRFLAKSNLKAGQTLAIAVRDSQPVKTSGNREKSADVSGGSNATVMYRVKKGDSIFALAKRFDTSVDEIKKTNNLKSLTLKVGQKLKLEKKAVTQDEGKQKGENRSAKKSSKGRTVKKQ from the coding sequence ATGATAAGACGAGGAAGCTTTATTGGACTGGTATCACCTTTAATTTTTATTATTTTATTGGCCGTTTTCATCCCCGGTAAATCTGCGGTTGCAGCGGAAAGTGAAAGTCAAACCAATGATATCCAATCCCAGGAAAAACTCGACAGCAAGCTGGCAGGGGAACAGGATATCATGGAGAAGGCCTTGGAATTGCTAAACAGTTCTCATGAATTCTGGGTCAAAGGCGACATAGAATACGCTCTGGAGGCATTAGATCAGGCCTATGCCATTCTTTTGGATACCAATGGCGATGCCGATATTGCCCGTCAAAAAGATGATCTGCGTCTCTTGATATCCAAGAAAATCTTGGCCATCTATACGTCCCGGCAATCGGTCACCACCGGTCGGCGCGGCGAAATACCCCTGGTGATGAATACTGAAGTAGAGAGAGAAATCCATAGCTTTCAAACAATAGAAAGGGATTTCTTCATCTCGTCTTATCAGCGGGCTGCATTTTTCCGTCCTGTTGTTGTGACGGCCTTGAAGAAAGCCGGCTTGCCTGAGGAACTATCCTGGCTTCCTCTCGTGGAAAGCGGCTTCAAGATTCGCGCTCTTTCGCGGGCACGGGCTTTGGGCTTATGGCAATTCATCCCCTCGACGGGTTACAAATATGGTTTGAATCGCGATGACTGGGTGGACGAAAGGATGGATGTAGAAAAATCTACCCAGGGGGCTATCGGCTACCTGAAAGACCTGCATGATATGTTTGGCGACTGGCTGACGGTTCTGGCCGGTTATAATTGCGGCGAAGGTCGGGTGCTGAGGATTATATCGGGACAGCACATTAATTATCTGGATCGCTTCTGGGATTTGTACAACCAGTTGCCCAGAGAAACTGCGCGTTATGTCCCGCGTTTTTTAGCAACCCTGCATATTATTAAAGATCCTAAAAAATACGGTATGGACCTTGAGGTTATCCAGGCAGAAAAGCAACCAGCTTTTGTCTATGCGAAAGTTAAAACCTCCAAAGTAATGAATTTGCAAGATATTGCTTCACGTCTGGACATTTCGGAAGAGCATTTGAGCACTCTGAATGCCGAGCTGAGGCATAAAAAAACACCTGATAAGGACTATATACTCAAAGTACCACCGGAATCGTTGGAGAAATTCGTTCAGGTGATAGATGAAATCCCTCAGGCGGAGAAGCCGCGGAACACCGAATCGCGTCGTCCCGCGACCATCAAGCATAAGGTAAAGGCAGGCGAAACGATAGCCTCCATTGCCAATAGATACAGAACCACCTCCGGCGCCATCAGGAAGCAAAACCGGTTTCTGGCCAAAAGTAACCTTAAGGCCGGTCAGACGCTGGCAATCGCCGTTCGCGACTCCCAGCCGGTGAAAACTTCCGGAAACAGGGAAAAGAGCGCCGATGTGTCGGGCGGGTCAAATGCTACTGTAATGTACAGGGTAAAAAAGGGCGATAGCATATTCGCCTTGGCAAAACGTTTTGACACCAGTGTTGATGAAATTAAAAAAACGAATAATTTGAAAAGTTTAACCCTGAAAGTTGGCCAGAAACTGAAATTGGAGAAGAAAGCTGTCACGCAAGATGAGGGCAAGCAGAAAGGGGAAAACCGTTCCGCCAAGAAGTCGTCAAAGGGGCGAACGGTTAAAAAGCAGTGA
- the prfB gene encoding peptide chain release factor 2 (programmed frameshift), whose protein sequence is MIEDLAVAVKDLQNRIAQLKDYLDIANKEYVIKELEKTSLKDDFWGDADKARDTLKEKNKLLNEVHSWRQYKKLIDDLVQLYELAIEETDNNTIEVIREELSDLDKSVREMEMKRMLGSDQDPLNAIISIHAGAGGTEAQDWAEMLLRMYLRWVDRRGFKATIIDYQPGDEAGIKSVSLTIEGTYVYGYSKAEIGIHRLVRISPFDAAARRHTSFASVFVYPQIDDSIVIEIDEKDLRIDTFRSSGAGGQHVNKTDSAVRITHLPTGIVVQCQNERSQHKNKSMAMKYLKSRLYEKKLREQNETLAEINKSKKDIAWGSQIRSYVLHPYKMVKDHRTNLEVGNVTRVLDGDIDDFIESYLLQAQK, encoded by the exons ATGATCGAAGATTTAGCAGTAGCCGTAAAAGACCTGCAGAACAGGATTGCACAACTCAAGGACTATCTT GACATAGCTAATAAAGAATATGTCATAAAAGAGCTGGAAAAGACCTCACTTAAGGATGATTTCTGGGGCGACGCCGATAAGGCCAGGGATACTCTGAAAGAAAAGAACAAGCTCCTAAATGAGGTGCATAGTTGGAGGCAGTATAAAAAGCTTATAGATGATCTCGTGCAGCTTTATGAGTTGGCGATAGAAGAAACGGATAATAATACCATAGAGGTCATCAGGGAAGAACTGTCTGATCTCGACAAGTCGGTCCGGGAAATGGAAATGAAAAGGATGCTGGGCAGCGACCAGGATCCTTTGAATGCCATAATATCCATTCATGCGGGCGCCGGCGGCACTGAAGCCCAGGACTGGGCGGAGATGCTGTTGCGTATGTATCTCCGGTGGGTGGACAGGAGGGGGTTTAAGGCAACCATCATAGATTATCAGCCCGGTGATGAGGCCGGTATCAAGAGTGTTTCTCTGACGATAGAAGGTACTTATGTTTACGGGTATAGCAAGGCGGAGATCGGTATCCACCGTCTCGTCCGCATCTCGCCTTTTGATGCCGCGGCCCGCCGGCACACTTCCTTTGCTTCCGTTTTTGTTTATCCGCAGATAGATGATAGTATCGTAATCGAAATAGATGAAAAGGATTTGCGCATTGATACCTTCAGATCGAGCGGCGCCGGCGGACAGCATGTCAATAAAACGGACTCTGCCGTGCGGATTACCCACTTGCCGACGGGAATTGTCGTGCAATGTCAGAACGAACGCTCCCAGCACAAGAACAAGTCTATGGCCATGAAGTACCTGAAATCACGTCTTTATGAGAAGAAACTGCGGGAACAGAATGAAACGCTGGCAGAGATAAATAAGTCGAAAAAAGACATTGCCTGGGGCAGCCAGATCCGTTCTTATGTCCTGCACCCCTATAAAATGGTGAAAGATCATCGCACCAATTTGGAGGTAGGAAACGTGACCCGTGTTCTGGATGGGGACATAGATGATTTCATTGAGTCCTACCTTTTGCAGGCTCAGAAGTGA
- the lnt gene encoding apolipoprotein N-acyltransferase, protein MAFISGGLLFLSFPKYGVGNVAWIALVPLLLALQKESVKSALITGFGAGLVFNVGLIYWISLVIVNYGYLPLAAGLVAMLFLAAYLSIYVALFAGGIAYLREKGINQIIAAPLLWTCLEYLKSHLLTGFPWENLAYSQYLNLHVIQIADIAGIYGITFVIVFINVVIGNLLNYLLPGDDGRRWQRPVMEVTGALLLLIAIFVYGELRIKEVRAQLKTAPYMDVALIQGNIDQSIKWNPQNQQETLTTYKSLSNLKPASGSRLIVWPETAVPFYFQDMDDRSRQVYQVAKETGNWLLFGSPSYIKEPGGSASYLNSAFLISPAGAVAGRYDKVHLVPYGEYVPLRSLFPFIGKLVVGVGDFRAGEGYHPLAMNNRQLGVLICYEAILPEASRIYKSKGAELLVNITNDAWFGFSSAPYQHLSMTAFRAVENRLYVVRAANTGISAIVDPAGKIVARTALFVETSLSGQVRFIDTRTFYMAYGDAFVYLCLISLAAILLNFRRGRKL, encoded by the coding sequence TTGGCATTTATTTCGGGTGGCTTGCTCTTTCTTTCCTTTCCCAAATACGGGGTAGGCAATGTTGCCTGGATTGCTTTGGTTCCTCTTTTATTGGCCCTGCAAAAGGAGTCAGTTAAGTCCGCCTTAATAACAGGTTTCGGCGCGGGTCTGGTATTCAATGTAGGGCTTATATACTGGATATCCTTAGTCATTGTAAACTACGGTTATTTACCTTTGGCGGCAGGTTTGGTCGCCATGTTGTTTTTGGCTGCCTACTTGAGCATTTATGTAGCCCTTTTTGCCGGCGGTATAGCATACTTGAGAGAGAAGGGCATCAACCAGATTATTGCCGCCCCTCTTTTATGGACTTGCCTGGAATATCTCAAGTCTCACCTGCTGACCGGTTTTCCCTGGGAAAATCTGGCCTACTCACAGTATCTTAATCTGCACGTTATCCAGATAGCAGATATTGCAGGCATCTACGGAATTACTTTTGTTATTGTTTTCATCAATGTCGTAATTGGCAACCTCCTTAATTACTTGCTGCCCGGCGATGATGGCAGGCGTTGGCAGCGTCCCGTCATGGAGGTTACCGGCGCCCTGCTGTTGCTGATTGCCATTTTTGTTTACGGCGAGCTGCGCATCAAAGAAGTCCGGGCACAACTCAAAACCGCGCCGTATATGGATGTTGCGCTTATTCAGGGTAACATTGATCAGAGCATCAAATGGAATCCACAAAATCAGCAGGAAACCTTGACGACTTATAAATCCCTTTCCAATCTGAAGCCGGCGTCAGGTTCCAGGCTTATTGTCTGGCCGGAAACGGCCGTGCCTTTCTACTTCCAGGATATGGATGACCGGTCCCGACAGGTTTACCAGGTGGCCAAAGAGACGGGCAATTGGCTTTTATTTGGCAGCCCCAGTTACATAAAGGAGCCGGGCGGCAGTGCTTCCTATTTAAACAGCGCCTTTCTCATCTCGCCTGCGGGGGCTGTTGCGGGACGTTACGATAAGGTGCATCTGGTGCCCTATGGCGAATATGTCCCCTTGCGGAGCTTGTTTCCCTTTATCGGCAAATTAGTCGTAGGCGTCGGAGACTTCCGTGCCGGGGAGGGCTATCATCCCCTGGCGATGAATAATCGTCAGCTTGGCGTGCTCATCTGTTATGAGGCAATTTTACCGGAGGCAAGTCGTATTTATAAGAGCAAGGGTGCAGAATTACTGGTAAATATTACGAACGATGCCTGGTTCGGCTTTTCGTCGGCGCCTTATCAGCATTTATCCATGACGGCGTTCCGGGCTGTGGAAAACAGGCTCTATGTTGTTCGTGCGGCCAATACAGGTATCAGCGCCATTGTTGATCCGGCCGGTAAAATAGTTGCCCGGACGGCATTATTCGTCGAGACGTCACTGTCAGGGCAGGTAAGATTTATTGACACCAGGACATTTTATATGGCATATGGTGACGCCTTTGTCTACCTGTGCCTTATTTCCCTGGCAGCGATATTGCTTAATTTCCGGAGGGGGAGAAAATTATGA